In a genomic window of Punica granatum isolate Tunisia-2019 chromosome 6, ASM765513v2, whole genome shotgun sequence:
- the LOC116211316 gene encoding naringenin,2-oxoglutarate 3-dioxygenase: MAPTVSTLMALAEEPTLWPSFVRDEDERPTVAYNEFSNEIPVISLKGIDDEDGPARAEICRKIVEACEDWGIFQVVDHGVDAKLVQDMTRLAREFFALPAEEKLRFDMSGGKKGGFIVSSHLQGEAVQDWREIVTYFSYPIRARDYSRWPDKPEGWKSVTMEYSEKLMGLACKLLEVLSEAMGLEKEALTKACVDMDQKVVVNYYPKCPQPDLTLGLKRHTDPGTITLLLQDQVGGLQATRDGGKTWITVQPVEGAFVVNLGDHGHYLSNGRFKNADHQAVVNSNCSRLSIATFQNPAPEAIVYPLKVREGEKPILEEPITFAEMYRRKMSKDLELARLKKLAKEQELKDLEKAKLDAKPLEQILA; this comes from the exons ATGGCGCCCACGGTCTCGACCCTGATGGCACTGGCGGAGGAGCCGACCCTGTGGCCAAGCTTCGTGCGGGATGAGGATGAGCGACCCACTGTTGCCTACAACGAGTTCAGCAATGAGATCCCGGTCATCTCCCTTAAGGGGATTGATGACGAGGATGGGCCTGCTAGGGCTGAGATCTGCCGGAAGATCGTGGAGGCGTGCGAGGACTGGGGGATATTCCAGGTGGTTGACCATGGGGTGGACGCGAAGCTCGTGCAGGACATGACGAGGCTTGCAAGGGAGTTCTTTGCTCTCCCTGCCGAGGAGAAGCTCCGGTTCGATATGTCTGGCGGGAAGAAGGGCGGGTTCATTGTCTCCAGCCACCTCCAG GGAGAGGCGGTCCAAGACTGGCGCGAGATCGTGACATACTTCTCTTATCCCATCCGTGCTCGAGACTACTCTAGGTGGCCCGACAAGCCCGAGGGCTGGAAATCCGTGACCATGGAGTATAGCGAGAAGCTGATGGGCCTAGCTTGTAAGCTGCTGGAGGTCCTTTCGGAGGCCATGGGGCTCGAGAAGGAGGCGCTGACCAAGGCCTGCGTGGACATGGACCAGAAGGTGGTCGTGAACTACTATCCAAAGTGCCCACAACCTGACCTGACCCTCGGGCTCAAGCGCCACACTGACCCTGGGACGATCACCCTCCTACTCCAGGACCAAGTGGGTGGGCTCCAGGCCACCCGGGATGGTGGGAAGACGTGGATCACGGTCCAGCCTGTTGAGGGGGCCTTCGTGGTGAATCTCGGTGATCATGGCCAT TATCTGAGCAACGGGAGGTTTAAGAATGCCGATCACCAGGCGGTTGTGAACTCAAACTGCAGCAGGCTATCCATCGCCACGTTCCAGAACCCAGCGCCAGAGGCCATAGTCTACCCCCTCAAGGTCAGGGAGGGAGAGAAGCCGATCCTCGAGGAGCCGATCACTTTTGCAGAGATGTACAGGAGGAAGATGAGTAAGGACCTCGAGCTAGCGAGGCTAAAGAAGCTGGCCAAGGAGCAGGAGCTTAAGGACTTGGAGAAGGCCAAGCTTGATGCCAAGCCTCTGGAACAGATCTTAGCTTAG